A window of the Xiashengella succiniciproducens genome harbors these coding sequences:
- a CDS encoding IS1380 family transposase — MSTKITKIGITTNKISGRGGLPLFLRYTEQIGLYGLISRNVSSLLTGNSKGLQLQQFVKQIVAFFIDGTNMAISSFDQSKKDEGYACLLECKTDQLASSHQVKRFFGKLSVISNSVFNKILNELFIWRLHISKPKVIELGIDTMVLDNDDAAKREGCEVTYKRKKGFQPLHICWGSFLIDVTFRKGSAHSNHGSDYTDRVRSIVNLIRKRYSKEVPIVVCADSGFADQKAYEIFEQELNIHYITTGKLYNDVTEYVKALPIDTLGKITKNKAVWQFAEFASKLKSWSKFRRCFFTRLHRDDTGQYVMEFGKPDSVIYTNIGNCPVADKRLRASGGDEWFKADTIIRKSHQRGADELIHRSIKELATREQLPFKSFGMNRAYYFMLVVTHFIFEAYKQDVTAEVIPVTVYPNTFRRKLIDFAVKITSRARSIVLNVTRVIYETINIEELWERCQSPPKIQFA; from the coding sequence ATGAGTACGAAGATAACAAAAATCGGCATTACAACCAATAAAATTTCTGGTCGTGGAGGGCTCCCTTTATTTCTTCGCTACACTGAGCAAATTGGCTTATATGGGCTAATATCGCGTAATGTTTCTTCTCTGCTTACTGGAAACAGCAAAGGCTTGCAGCTTCAACAGTTTGTAAAACAGATTGTTGCATTTTTTATAGATGGCACAAATATGGCCATAAGCAGTTTTGATCAAAGTAAAAAGGATGAAGGATATGCATGTTTGCTTGAATGCAAGACCGACCAATTGGCCTCTTCTCACCAGGTCAAACGTTTTTTTGGGAAGCTGTCCGTTATTTCAAACTCGGTATTCAATAAGATACTTAATGAACTGTTTATCTGGAGGCTTCACATATCCAAACCCAAAGTTATAGAACTGGGCATTGACACCATGGTTTTGGATAATGACGATGCTGCGAAACGCGAAGGTTGCGAGGTCACTTACAAGCGTAAGAAAGGGTTTCAGCCACTTCATATATGCTGGGGCTCGTTTCTGATAGACGTGACCTTTAGAAAAGGAAGTGCTCATTCCAATCATGGATCAGATTACACCGACAGGGTACGCTCTATAGTAAATCTGATACGCAAGAGATACTCCAAAGAAGTCCCTATTGTGGTGTGCGCCGATAGTGGGTTTGCGGATCAGAAAGCGTACGAGATATTCGAGCAAGAGCTTAATATACATTACATTACAACAGGAAAATTGTACAATGATGTTACTGAATATGTAAAGGCTTTACCCATTGACACTTTGGGCAAAATCACTAAAAATAAAGCAGTCTGGCAATTTGCGGAATTTGCCAGCAAGTTGAAATCCTGGTCCAAGTTTCGTCGTTGCTTTTTTACCAGATTGCACCGGGATGATACCGGGCAGTACGTAATGGAATTTGGTAAGCCTGACAGCGTCATCTATACCAATATCGGGAACTGTCCTGTCGCTGACAAAAGGCTTCGGGCATCCGGTGGAGATGAGTGGTTTAAAGCTGATACCATCATACGAAAATCACACCAAAGAGGAGCCGACGAGTTGATACATCGTAGCATTAAAGAGCTTGCTACCAGAGAACAACTTCCTTTTAAATCCTTTGGAATGAACAGAGCCTATTATTTTATGCTGGTAGTTACACACTTTATTTTCGAAGCATACAAACAAGATGTTACCGCAGAGGTTATTCCGGTAACCGTATATCCTAATACATTCAGAAGAAAGCTTATTGATTTTGCTGTCAAGATAACCTCAAGGGCAAGGAGTATTGTCCTGAATGTCACCAGAGTAATTTATGAAACGATAAATATTGAAGAGTTATGGGAACGGTGTCAGTCACCGCCGAAAATTCAGTTTGCATAA